A genomic window from Silene latifolia isolate original U9 population chromosome 11, ASM4854445v1, whole genome shotgun sequence includes:
- the LOC141614067 gene encoding uncharacterized protein LOC141614067, with product MELDKLGKQLERDDLRCEMESDYENGSDIDSPLASSDEDEYGYLTGQAPTRRHHKYEENKSDDTKWNDTSFSVGQIFENAVAFRKEIIDYCARNGIDVKYIKNAKDRVGAKCKEDNCEWKIWASIGKNIGHFEVKTYYGVHSCGRKNRVTKVTYKWIPTRYLKKFKSNPYMKLQEITDSIWTDYGLQVSSHMAFRAKKCAVSLIVGEYEEQYNLLNNYAAEIMKSDKNNTVKFKLDGCVFRRMYICFGALKKGFIRGCRPFISIDGCWLKGPYGGQLLVAVGRDGNNQMFPIAWAVVEIENTDSWTWFLVLLAEDLGTSNGAGYTIMSDQQKGLLKTVGDVWPHAEQRVCARHVYMNFREVFGGGHEYKIHFWKIAKSTTLNEFKENMDQFAVISPEAAADLIGRNYEKWCRAFYTPQSQCDAIDNNMSEVFNAYILNSRHKPIITMLEDIRESIMERMHKKRDFIASKNFSICPRAQEQLEKAKVAARGWNTILGSKFTFGVREGATQTRYVVDLLNRTCSCNVWQLNGIPCHHTVAAIWHNKDIPEMYVAECYKKATYLKTYDYLMEPLNGAKEWPTSLLP from the coding sequence ATGGAACTTGATAAGTTGGGAAAGCAACTTGAAAGAGATGATTTAAGATGCGAGATGGAGAGTGATTATGAGAACGGGTCTGACATAGATAGTCCTCTAGCGTCATCGGATGAAGATGAATATGGCTACTTGACCGGGCAAGCTCCTACAAGACGACATCATAAGTATGAGGAAAATAAATCTGATGACACTAAGTGGAATGACACATCCTTCTCTGTGGGTCAAATATTTGAAAATGCTGTGGCGTTTAGGAAGGAAATAATTGATTATTGTGCAAGAAATGGTATTGATGTTAAGTATATTAAGAATGCTAAAGACAGAGTGGGGGCGAAGTGTAAAGAGGATAATTGTGAATGGAAAATTTGGGCTTCAATTGGGAAAAATATTGGGCATTTTGAAGTGAAGACATACTATGGAGTTCATTCTTGTGGAAGAAAAAATAGAGTGACAAAGGTGACGTATAAATGGATTCCTACACGTTATTTAAAAAAATTCAAATCCAATCCGTATATGAAGCTTCAAGAGATAACTGACTCTATATGGACTGATTATGGGCTTCAAGTGTCATCACATATGGCTTTTAGAGCTAAAAAATGTGCCGTAAGTTTGATTGTTGGAGAATACGAGGAACAATATAATTTACTCAACAATTATGCTGCCGAAATAATGAAGTCCGATAAAAACAATACAGTTAAATTTAAGCTTGATGGTTGTGTTTTCCGTAGAATGTACATCTGTTTTGGAGCACTCAAAAAAGGTTTTATTAGAGGTTGTAGACCATTCATTTCTATTGATGGTTGTTGGCTAAAAGGCCCTTACGGAGGACAACTATTAGTGGCAGTAGGAAGAGATGGAAATAATCAAATGTTTCCAATTGCCTGGGCTGTTGTGGAAATAGAAAATACTGATTCTTGGACTTGGTTTCTTGTGTTGCTAGCGGAAGATCTAGGGACATCTAATGGGGCTGGTTACACCATAATGTCGGATCAACAAAAAGGGTTATTGAAGACAGTGGGTGATGTTTGGCCACACGCCGAACAAAGGGTATGTGCTAGGCATGTTTATATGAATTTTAGGGAGGTCTTCGGTGGAGGTCATGAGTATAAGATACATTTTTGGAAAATTGCAAAGAGTACGACCTTAAATGAATTTAAGGAAAATATGGACCAATTTGCTGTCATTTCTCCGGAAGCAGCCGCAGATTTGATAGGGAGGAATTATGAGAAGTGGTGTAGAGCATTCTACACCCCACAATCTCAATGTGATGCAATAGATAACAATATGAGCGAAGTTTTCAATGCTTACATTTTGAACTCAAGGCACAAACCTATAATCACAATGCTTGAGGATATTAGAGAGTCTATTATGGAAAGAATGCATAAAAAGAGAGATTTTATCGCCTCAAAAAATTTTAGCATTTGTCCgagagctcaagaacaattgGAAAAAGCTAAAGTTGCTGCTCGCGGGTGGAATACAATTTTGGGTAGCAAGTTCACCTTTGGTGTACGAGAAGGGGCAACACAAACAAGGTACGTAGTTGATTTGTTGAACCGGACTTGCTCATGTAATGTGTGGCAATTAAATGGCATCCCATGCCATCATACAGTTGCTGCAATATGGCATAACAAAGATATACCAGAAATGTATGTTGCTGAGTGTTATAAAAAGGCTACTTATCTAAAGACTTATGATTATTTGATGGAGCCATTGAACGGCGCAAAGGAATGGCCGACTTCACTACTACCATAA